GCCCCGTGGGCGGCCGCGACCGTCGCCCGGTTCGGCGACACACGGTTCACTCACCGCGTGGTCGGCGGGGCACGCGGCGCCGAGGTGCTCGCGGCGGCGGTGGCGGCAGCGTCGTCGGGCGTCCCCGTTCCGTTGTTCACGGGCGGCGACCTGGGCGGCGGGTGGCAGGCCGCGGTCCCGCGCCACGTGGTCCTGCTGGCCGACGCGCGTCCCGCCGACGCACGCCCCGCCGCCGTCGGCCCCGACGACGCCCGGCCCGACGATGCCAGGCCCGACGATGCCAGGCCCGACGATGCCAGGCCCGACGATGCCAGGCCCGACGATGCCAGGCCCGACGATGCCAGGCCCGACGATGCCAGGCCCGACGATGCCAGGCCCGACGATGCCAGGCCCGACGATGCCAGGCCCGACGATGCCAGGCCCGACGATGCCAGGCCCGACGATGCCAGGCCCGACGATGCCAGGCCCGACGATGCCAGGCCCGACGATGCCAGGCCCGACGATGCCAGGCCCGACGACGACGTCAGGCCCGGGGGTGGCAGCGGCGTCGTCGGCCCTGGGCGCGGCGTCGTCCGGATCTACGAGCCGTCGTCGGCCACGCTGCACACCGTGCCGACGTCGACGCTGCTCGATCCGGACGCGGCCGCACCGCGCGACAGGGCGGCCCTCACGGCCGCCCTGGGCGGCTGGCCGCACGTCGTCTGGGCGCTGCTCCCGCGCTGACCCCCGATCCACCCCCTTTGAACGTATGCCTGACTGGCGTTATGGACGCCATAACGCCAGTCAGGCATACGTTCAAAGGGGGTGCGGGCGGGCGGCCTGGGCGGGGGGCTCGGGCGGGCGGCTCGGGGGCGGCTGCGCGTGCGGGTGGCGGTCGGGCGCGGGACCATGGGCGGACACCCGTCGAACCGGAGGCACGCATGAGCACCCTGCCCGGCCGTGATGCCTGGCGCGACGCCGGTCTGGCAGAGCCCGACCGGCACGATCGCGAAGCCCGTGAGCTCGACCCCGACGACCTGCCCATCGACGACGCCGCGAACCTCCTCGAGGAGGCACTGGCCGGCGGCACGGCGGTGAGCGCAGACTCGGCCGAGGAGTACCGGCCGGGCGTGGCCCGCCCCGACCTGAGCGGGCAGGCCGACGAGGCCGACGTCGCCGAGCAGGCCGAGGAGGTGCCCGGCCTCGACGAGGACGGGTACACCGGTGACGAGCCGGTTCTCGAGACCCCGGGTGACGACGTCGAGGACTGAACCCCCTCCGGACGTCCGACGGCGGGCCGTTCGATGTGTGCTGTCGATGCACCGGCGGTGCGTGCTGTTCGATGCGCACCGTTCGATGGCGCCGGGCATGGCCCTGGCCGACGCCCACCACAGCGCGCACCAGAGCGCGCTCCGCGGCGCCCACCACGACGCCCTTCGCAGCGCCCTTCGCAGCGCCCGGCGAGCTCTGGGCGGTTAGGTTGGGCGCATGACGGACGACCGCCTCTCGGACAACATCGCGGACCTGCCGAAGGTCCTGCTGCACGACCATCTCGACGGCGGGCTGCGCCCGCAGACGGTGATCGAGCTCGCCGACGCCGTCGGGCACCAGCTGCCCGCGCACGACGCCGAGAGCCTCGGCACCTGGTTCCAGCAGGCGGCCGACTCCGGCTCCCTGGTGCACTACCTGGAGACGTTCGACCACACCCTCGCCGTCATGCAGACGCCCGAGGCGCTCGCGCGGGTGGCCAAGGAGGCGGTGCTCGACCTGGCGTCCGACGGCGTCGTCTACACCGAGCAGCGCTGGGCGCCCGAGCAGCACCTGGCCCGCGGCCTGTCCCTCGAGGAGACCGTGGAGGCCGTGCAGGCCGGTATCGACGAGGGCATCGCGGAGGCCGCGGCGGCAGGCCTGACCATCAAGGTGGGGCAGCTCGTCACGGCCATGCGGCACGCCGACCGCTGGCAGGAGATCGCCGAGCTTGCGGTCGCGTTCCGGGACCGCGGCGTCGTCGGGTTCGACATCGCGGGCGCCGAGGACGGGTTCCCGCCGGACCGGCACGCGCAGATCTGGCGGTACCTGGCCGACAACGACTTCCCGGTGACGATCCACGCGGGCGAGGCGGCGGGCGTGCCGTCGATCGCGCAGGCCGTGCACCTGGGCCAGGCCGACCGCATCGGGCACGGCGTGCGCATCATCGACGACATCAGGTTCGACGACGCGTCCCGGGAGGCGACGTTCGGGCGCACCGCCCACTGGGTGCGCGACCACCAGATCCCGCTGGAGGTGGCCCCGGTCTCCAACCTGCAGACGTCCGCGACGTCGGCCAAGACCATCGCGGAGCACCCCATCACGCTCCTCAAGGAGCTCGACTTCGCCGTCACGCTCAACACCGACAACCGCCTGATGTCGCGCACGTCGATGTCGCACGAGATGCGGCTGCTGGTCGCCGAGGCCGGGTGGACCATCGACGACCTCGCCGACGTCACCATCGCCGCCGCGTGGGGCGCGTTCATGCACCACGACGAGCGCCGGGCGCTCGTGGAGCAGGTCATCGTGCCCGGGTACCAGAAGATCGAGGGAGCGCAGCTGTGAGCCATCCCGTCCCGACGACACCGGCCGAGCTCGCGTCCTTCATCGACCACACCCTCCTCAAGCCCGAGGCCACCGACGCCGACGTCGTCGCGCTCGTCGAGGAGGGCGCGCGTCTCGGCGTGTTCTCGGTGTGCGTGTCGCCGACGTTCGTCCCGCTCGCCGTCGCGCGGGCCGCCGGGCGGCTCAAGGTCGCGACCGTGTGCGGCTTCCCGTCGGGCAAGCACGTCTCGTCCGTCAAGGCGGCCGAGGCGGCGCGGTCGATCGCCGACGGCGCGGACGAGGTCGACATGGTCATCGACGTCGGCGCCGCGAAGGCCGCCGACTTCGAGGCCGTCGAGGCCGACATCGCCGCGGTGCGCACCGCGGTGCCGGGCGACCGGCTGCTCAAGGTGATCATCGAGTCCTCGGCGCTCGACGACGACGAGATCGTCGCCGTGTGCCGTGCCGCGGAGGCGGCGGGCGCGGACTACGTCAAGACGTCGACGGGCTTCCACCCGACGGGCGGGGCGACGGTCCACACGGTCACGCTCATGGCGGACACCGTCAACGGCCGGCTGGGCGTGAAGGCGTCGGGCGGCATCCGCACCCTGGCGGACGCGCTCGCCGCGATCGAGGCGGGCGCCACCCGCCTGGGCATGTCGGGCGCGGCCTCGGTCCTGGCCGCCATGGCCGGGGACACACCGACGGCCCCGACGTCGGACTACTGAACCGCTGACCTGCGCACGAGCGAGCCGCGACGTCCGCGGGGCCCGGCGCGGCCCGCGGTGCCCGGCGAACGTCCCGGGTTGTCGGCGTCCGGGCGAGCGACGCCGACAACCCGGGACGTTCGGAGCCGCGTGACCGACGTTGCGGGACGCTCAGCGGGCGGTGACGCGGGCCAGGAGCTCCAGCCAGCGGTCGGCCGTCGCCGGCTGCGCCGGGGCGTACGGGCGGCGCATGCCGTCGAACGGGCGGTCACCCGCGCCCGCACGGCGCAGCAGGTCGAGGGCGTCGGCCTCCACCGTCGCGACCAGGTCGGCCGGGTAGCCGTAGCTGACCCGGTGCTCGGCGAACTCGTCCTCGTCGTCGATCCAGATCGTGCCGTCCGCCCGCGTGATCACGTCGAGGTCGAGGTCGGCCATCGTGACCTGCCACGTGCCGTCCACGGCGCCCCACACGGGGCGTGTGGTCAGGTCGAGGTAGAGCCGCTGGCCCTCCGGGTGCGTGGCGTTGTACGTGCCCGTCCAGCCCGCCGCGGGGAAGAGGACGACGGCGGCGGACTCGGCGTCGAACGTCCAGCCGGGCCGCGACCAGCGCGTGCCCGCCGGCGCGCCGACCCAGGCGCCGAACGCGTCGGTGCCGAGGAACGGCCCGTCGAAGGCCCAGTGCGGCGCCCCGTCGTACTTCGTGTACCGGACCTGGACGACGGCGCCGGAGGGGATCGGCGGGGCGGTCGGCGCGAGGTCCGCGGGCATGGGCACGACCTGACACTAACCGCCCCGGCCGCCGGGTGGTCGAGCCTGTCCTGACTACGCCCCGACTACAGCCCCAGGGCGGCCGCGATGTCGTGCTTGAGCATCGCCAGCGTCGCGCGCGCGTTCGAGCGGGCGCGGCTGATCTCCTCGAAGGTGGCGTCCGCGGGGACGTCGCGCACCACCTCGAGGTAGCACTTGACCTTCGGTTCCGTGCCGGAGGGTCGCACGATCACGCGGGTGCCGTCCTGCGTCAGGAGCCGGACACCGTCCGTCGGGGGCAGCCCGTCGACGCCGTCCGCGAGGTCGAGGACGTCGACGACACCGGAGCCCGCGAGCGTCGTCGGCGGCTCCGCGCGCAGCCGGGCCATCGCGGCCGGGAT
The Xylanimonas cellulosilytica DSM 15894 DNA segment above includes these coding regions:
- the deoC gene encoding deoxyribose-phosphate aldolase, translated to MSHPVPTTPAELASFIDHTLLKPEATDADVVALVEEGARLGVFSVCVSPTFVPLAVARAAGRLKVATVCGFPSGKHVSSVKAAEAARSIADGADEVDMVIDVGAAKAADFEAVEADIAAVRTAVPGDRLLKVIIESSALDDDEIVAVCRAAEAAGADYVKTSTGFHPTGGATVHTVTLMADTVNGRLGVKASGGIRTLADALAAIEAGATRLGMSGAASVLAAMAGDTPTAPTSDY
- a CDS encoding adenosine deaminase, producing the protein MTDDRLSDNIADLPKVLLHDHLDGGLRPQTVIELADAVGHQLPAHDAESLGTWFQQAADSGSLVHYLETFDHTLAVMQTPEALARVAKEAVLDLASDGVVYTEQRWAPEQHLARGLSLEETVEAVQAGIDEGIAEAAAAGLTIKVGQLVTAMRHADRWQEIAELAVAFRDRGVVGFDIAGAEDGFPPDRHAQIWRYLADNDFPVTIHAGEAAGVPSIAQAVHLGQADRIGHGVRIIDDIRFDDASREATFGRTAHWVRDHQIPLEVAPVSNLQTSATSAKTIAEHPITLLKELDFAVTLNTDNRLMSRTSMSHEMRLLVAEAGWTIDDLADVTIAAAWGAFMHHDERRALVEQVIVPGYQKIEGAQL
- a CDS encoding DUF402 domain-containing protein, with the protein product MPADLAPTAPPIPSGAVVQVRYTKYDGAPHWAFDGPFLGTDAFGAWVGAPAGTRWSRPGWTFDAESAAVVLFPAAGWTGTYNATHPEGQRLYLDLTTRPVWGAVDGTWQVTMADLDLDVITRADGTIWIDDEDEFAEHRVSYGYPADLVATVEADALDLLRRAGAGDRPFDGMRRPYAPAQPATADRWLELLARVTAR